One Pyxicephalus adspersus unplaced genomic scaffold, UCB_Pads_2.0 Sca3135, whole genome shotgun sequence genomic window, CCACCAAAGGAGCCCTGTGAAGCAAACTTTGATTGCACATTGAttgacattgttttaaaaatatattctaaataaaatgtgaatatgactaatttattttactgctatTCTAATAGATTATCAGCAACCTGTTTTTATCTGCTTTTGACTATTCTGATCTTTTAACATTATCAGCTAATTCTGTTGTCTCATATTGATGGTATAGAGAACAACATTAATTAGGAGATGAGCAcatttgtttgtatataaaatattttttaggagcATACATCTTTTGCTTTGTGTTCTCAAATGTAATTTGAAACATCTTCATgcagttatttcatttttttttcctccaggaaCCTTCACTTCCTCCCTTATCAGAATATGCTCCACCAATAAATACAAGCTCGGACCACCTCATCGCCTGCAATCCATTTGATGATTGCTTTAGTCTACCTAATTTTTCAGAGTACAAGTTTTTAGACTATTCCCTGGAAAATGCTTTGAGGATGCCTCCAAATACCCCACAAAAAAGGCCTTACAATGTTGACAACCGGATGTTCAGAGATCAGCCACGGCCTTTAATAAAAGACCAAATGGTGATGGTAAATCAGCCACCTCCTTTAATAAAAGACCGGAAGGTGACGGAAAAGTCATTTCCCCTTAATATAGGAGTGCCTGAAAAATCTAgttttgaaaatgcttttttttacagcgGCTTGGGTCAAACAATCACAATGCCAGGACAGCACTTTAGAACAAAACAGAATGAAGAAGATCTCAATCGCATGATAAGGCTACACTCGTCAACAAATGACTTTCAGGCTGACTTTTACAGGCCTCAAGCTGTTAAATTGAATGCTAGTGAAATGGACATCAGTGATTCATTTGcagttgaacaaaaaaatattttgccttccaaAATCTTCCGCTCCGTCCAAAATAGAGTTCTTGCACTAGATGATGATTTGCGTAATGAAGGACTTCAAAGCAGATTGCTTCAGAATATGCGCTCTGGTCCTACTCAAATTCCAAAAAATGGCAAACGTACAGCAAAAGCAGGAAAACCACAACATGTGCCTGATCCAGTAGACCTGTTCCATCATGGTCGGACCAATGGCACTCGTAACAGACGAGCACTTTCCAGACTGGCAAAATCAGATGTAACCCCTAGTGAGAAATGCAATAAGTGGCTTCTCCATTCTGACTTTTATGGTAATTTGTCTGCAGATGTTGTGTACCGATGTGGCATGTGTTTTGTTGAAGTAAACATTACTGCGGATGCTATAAAATGTGAGGCTTCCTGTAGAAAGTGGTTTCATCGAACATGTACAGGGTTGACTGAGGTGGCCCACACTCTACTTAAGGCTGAAGCCTCTGCTGTTTGGTGCTGTGATAGGTGTATGGCAAGTAAAGATGTTCAGCTGGTACaactagaaacaaaaaacaagaaataaaatgtccttcgattttctttcaaaatttttttttcagcactacTATATTACAAATGGCACTAGATAATCAACTTTTGTGTTGTATGCTGTAAACTGATGCCATTTCAGCCAAAACGGAAGACTTTTATTTGTACCCAATATTGCAATACCTGCCCTATCCGCATTAGATGAAGTTTGGGTATTGATAAGATGCTTGTGGGTTTTGATCCTACTGAAATGATATGTTGTTTCTGGAtcgtaaaaaaaattccagttgaTCTTTCACACCTATGCACTAAAACAAGCATCAGTTTCATTCTCTTGCACTAATTGAATTTTCCTTTGAATTAAAGGGTTGCTTACAAAGACTGTTCAAACCTTTTAGCCCTCAAAGGAACTTTGTTAAAATCTACTGAAATATGACTTTAATGGGAATATTATGTTTATGCAAGAAGTTTGTGTATAACCTAACTCTTTTGTACCATTTGGAAGATTCCAGGTGAGCAGAAATTACTTTCTTGGACACTTGGCTCCATTTGGAGACTGCGACCAAAGCTTTTGTTTGCTGGGGGGCAACATTAAAGTTTTGCATTTCCCTCATTTTCTTACTTGGTGATAGTGGTTACCAAAACACATTGAGGGGTAATCAgcccaaaagaaataaaaacttgacaaagaaTCTAACCcttctccaaaaaaaagaaaaaaaaaatcgatctagaaatacattaaaactacagatttgtatatttttatgtatggcaTTTGGTTCACAATCCCTTTTAAATG contains:
- the LOC140321386 gene encoding pygopus homolog 1-like (The sequence of the model RefSeq protein was modified relative to this genomic sequence to represent the inferred CDS: added 115 bases not found in genome assembly); the encoded protein is MDHSLWDRAGDLGAFEELMRAASPLVLPEKKKQRKSSGEEPSLPPLSEYAPPINTSSDHLIACNPFDDCFSLPNFSEYKFLDYSLENALRMPPNTPQKRPYNVDNRMFRDQPRPLIKDQMVMVNQPPPLIKDRKVTEKSFPLNIGVPEKSSFENAFFYSGLGQTITMPGQHFRTKQNEEDLNRMIRLHSSTNDFQADFYRPQAVKLNASEMDISDSFAVEQKNILPSKIFRSVQNRVLALDDDLRNEGLQSRLLQNMRSGPTQIPKNGKRTAKAGKPQHVPDPVDLFHHGRTNGTRNRRALSRLAKSDVTPSEKCNKWLLHSDFYGNLSADVVYRCGMCFVEVNITADAIKCEASCRKWFHRTCTGLTEVAHTLLKAEASAVWCCDRCMASKDVQLVQLETKNKK